A portion of the Streptomyces sp. NBC_00376 genome contains these proteins:
- a CDS encoding L-fuconate dehydratase has translation MSQTVTDFEVHDIRFPTSEQLDGSDAMNPDPDYSAAYVVLRTDVQDRTGGPDSGSGGIEGHGFCFTIGRGNEVMAAAIDTLRPYLLGRPVPRTAADLAALHRELTHDSQLRWLGPEKGVMHMAAGAVVNAAWDLAAKLAGRPVWEFLAGMTPEELVSLVDFRYLTDALTPDEALEILRAAEPGRAERAERLRAEGYPAYTTSPGWLGYSDDKLVGLAKEAVADGFTQIKLKVGGSLSDDVRRLALAREAVGPDIRIAVDANQRWDVQDAVEWMTALAPYDPHWIEEPTSPDDILGHAAVRAGQPVKVATGEHVANRVVFKQLLQAGAVDFVQIDAARVAGVNENLAILLLAAKYGVPVCPHAGGVGLCELVQHLSMFDYVAVSGSWDNRVIEYVDHLHEHFADPTVIESGRYTAPSSPGFSARMLPESIDAHRYPEGAVWQSRRTTEEAGR, from the coding sequence ATGAGTCAGACCGTCACGGATTTCGAGGTCCACGACATCCGTTTTCCGACCTCGGAACAACTGGACGGCTCGGACGCCATGAACCCCGATCCCGACTACTCGGCTGCCTACGTCGTACTGCGCACCGATGTCCAGGACCGCACGGGCGGACCGGACAGCGGCAGCGGCGGCATCGAGGGACATGGCTTCTGTTTCACCATCGGGCGCGGCAACGAGGTGATGGCCGCCGCCATCGACACGCTGCGCCCCTATCTGTTGGGGCGCCCGGTGCCCCGCACCGCGGCCGATCTCGCCGCACTGCACCGCGAGCTCACCCATGACTCGCAACTGCGCTGGCTCGGCCCGGAGAAGGGCGTGATGCACATGGCGGCCGGAGCGGTCGTCAACGCCGCCTGGGACCTGGCCGCCAAGCTCGCGGGCAGGCCGGTCTGGGAGTTCCTCGCCGGGATGACGCCCGAGGAGCTCGTCTCCCTCGTCGACTTCCGGTACCTCACCGACGCCCTCACCCCCGACGAGGCCCTGGAGATCCTGCGGGCCGCCGAACCCGGCCGGGCCGAGCGCGCCGAGCGGCTGCGTGCCGAAGGGTACCCGGCGTACACCACCTCGCCCGGCTGGCTGGGCTACAGCGACGACAAGCTGGTCGGGCTCGCGAAGGAGGCCGTCGCCGACGGCTTCACCCAGATCAAGCTGAAGGTCGGCGGCAGCCTGAGCGACGACGTCCGCAGACTCGCCCTGGCCCGCGAGGCCGTCGGACCGGACATCCGGATCGCCGTCGACGCCAACCAGCGCTGGGACGTCCAGGACGCGGTCGAGTGGATGACCGCGCTCGCGCCGTACGACCCGCACTGGATCGAGGAACCGACCAGCCCCGACGACATCCTCGGCCACGCCGCCGTCCGCGCGGGCCAGCCGGTCAAGGTCGCAACCGGCGAACACGTCGCCAACCGGGTCGTGTTCAAGCAACTGCTCCAGGCCGGGGCCGTCGACTTCGTCCAGATCGACGCGGCCCGCGTCGCGGGCGTCAACGAGAACCTGGCGATCCTGCTGCTCGCCGCCAAGTACGGCGTGCCGGTCTGCCCGCACGCGGGCGGGGTAGGACTCTGCGAGCTGGTGCAGCACCTCTCGATGTTCGACTACGTGGCGGTCTCAGGCAGTTGGGACAACCGTGTGATCGAGTACGTCGACCATCTCCACGAACACTTCGCCGATCCCACCGTGATCGAGTCGGGCCGCTACACCGCGCCGAGCTCCCCGGGCTTCTCCGCCCGGATGCTCCCCGAGTCGATCGACGCACACCGCTATCCGGAGGGCGCCGTATGGCAGTCCCGCCGCACCACCGAGGAGGCCGGCCGATGA
- a CDS encoding SDR family NAD(P)-dependent oxidoreductase — protein MTATSDFEGMGALVTGGASGIGAAVATMLLARGARVAVLDRETAGAPEGVLAVKADVTDDDAVREAVDRAAAELGALHTVVSNAGIGSIGTVEDNADEEWTRVLDINVLGMVRTARHALPHLRRAAADRPGAVSITQTCSIAATAGLPQRALYSASKGAVLSLTLAMAADHVREGIRVNCVNPGTADTPWIGRLLGQADDPAAERAALNARQPLGRLVSADEVAAAIVYLASPAAASVTGTALAVDGGMQGLRLRPAES, from the coding sequence ATGACCGCGACGAGCGACTTCGAAGGAATGGGAGCCCTGGTCACGGGCGGCGCCTCCGGCATCGGGGCCGCCGTCGCGACCATGCTGCTGGCGCGCGGCGCCCGGGTGGCCGTACTGGACCGGGAGACCGCGGGCGCCCCCGAGGGCGTCCTCGCCGTCAAGGCCGACGTCACCGACGACGACGCGGTGCGCGAGGCGGTCGACCGGGCCGCCGCCGAACTGGGCGCACTGCACACCGTCGTCTCCAACGCCGGCATCGGATCCATCGGCACCGTCGAGGACAACGCCGACGAGGAGTGGACCCGGGTCCTGGACATCAACGTCCTCGGCATGGTCCGCACCGCCCGGCACGCCCTGCCCCATCTGCGGCGCGCGGCGGCCGACCGCCCAGGCGCCGTCTCGATCACCCAGACCTGCTCCATCGCGGCGACCGCCGGGCTGCCGCAGCGCGCCCTGTACAGCGCGAGCAAGGGCGCGGTGCTCTCGCTGACCCTGGCGATGGCCGCCGACCACGTCCGCGAGGGCATCCGGGTCAACTGCGTCAACCCCGGTACGGCGGACACCCCGTGGATCGGCCGGCTCCTCGGCCAGGCCGACGACCCGGCAGCCGAGCGGGCCGCGCTCAACGCCCGCCAGCCTCTGGGACGGCTGGTGTCGGCCGACGAGGTGGCCGCCGCGATCGTCTACCTCGCGAGCCCCGCCGCCGCCTCGGTCACCGGCACGGCGCTGGCCGTCGACGGCGGCATGCAGGGGCTGCGCCTGCGCCCCGCCGAGAGCTGA
- a CDS encoding sugar ABC transporter substrate-binding protein, whose protein sequence is MRVRTTSAAACAVLLAVTALAGCNRESTADGAGGGKVGIDLPRSDSDFWNSYQNYVEKGVEAGEVKALPLTNSQNDIGKLVANVQTFTDQGAKAVVMAPQDTGAIAESLNTLNEKKIPVVSVDTRPDKGNIYMVVRADNKAYGTNACKYLGEQLKGKGKVVEFQGDLSSINGRDRSEAFKACMDKDFPGIKVFELATDWKGDVASAKLQATLAANPDINGIYMQAGGVFLQPTLALLEQKKLLKPAGTPGHITIISNDGIPEEFDAIKAGKIDATISQPADLYAKYALYYAKAALDGKTFKEGPTDHDSNIIKIPNGFEDQLPAPLVTKDNVDDPKLWANQLEKKS, encoded by the coding sequence ATGAGAGTGCGTACGACGAGTGCGGCGGCCTGCGCCGTACTGCTGGCAGTCACCGCCCTCGCGGGCTGCAACCGCGAGTCGACCGCCGACGGCGCGGGCGGCGGGAAGGTCGGGATCGACCTGCCGCGCAGCGACAGCGACTTCTGGAACTCGTACCAGAACTACGTGGAGAAGGGTGTCGAGGCCGGCGAGGTCAAGGCGCTGCCGCTGACCAACTCGCAGAACGACATCGGCAAGCTGGTCGCCAACGTCCAGACCTTCACCGACCAGGGTGCCAAGGCCGTGGTGATGGCACCGCAGGACACCGGTGCGATCGCCGAGTCGCTCAACACGCTGAACGAGAAGAAGATCCCGGTCGTCAGCGTCGACACCCGCCCCGACAAGGGCAACATCTACATGGTGGTGCGCGCCGACAACAAGGCGTACGGGACCAACGCCTGCAAGTACCTCGGCGAGCAGCTCAAGGGCAAGGGCAAGGTCGTCGAGTTCCAGGGCGACCTCTCCTCGATCAACGGCCGCGACCGGTCCGAGGCGTTCAAGGCCTGCATGGACAAGGACTTCCCCGGCATCAAGGTCTTCGAGCTGGCCACCGACTGGAAGGGCGACGTCGCCTCCGCCAAGCTCCAGGCCACCCTGGCCGCCAACCCCGACATCAACGGCATCTACATGCAGGCCGGCGGTGTCTTCCTGCAGCCCACCCTCGCCCTGCTGGAGCAGAAGAAGCTGCTGAAGCCGGCCGGTACGCCGGGGCACATCACGATCATATCCAACGACGGCATCCCCGAGGAGTTCGACGCCATCAAGGCCGGGAAGATCGACGCGACGATCTCCCAGCCCGCCGACCTGTACGCGAAGTACGCGCTGTACTACGCCAAGGCGGCCCTGGACGGCAAGACCTTCAAGGAAGGCCCCACCGACCACGACTCCAACATCATCAAGATCCCGAACGGCTTCGAGGACCAGCTCCCCGCGCCGCTGGTGACCAAGGACAACGTCGACGACCCGAAGCTGTGGGCCAACCAGCTGGAGAAGAAGAGCTAG
- a CDS encoding FadR/GntR family transcriptional regulator: protein MAVTDEAIEKIKGMIVSGALRPGDRLPKESELAAELGLSRNSLREAVRALSLIRILDVRQGDGTYVTSLDPQLLLEALSFVVDFHRDDTVLEFLAVRRILEPAATAMAATRISEAQLDALSSQLDALGAQPSVEELVASDLEFHRGIVQSSGNSVLCSLLDGLSGPTTRARVWRGLTQEDAVTRTLHEHRAIVSALRDRDAEAARAWATVHVASVEQWLRSSL from the coding sequence ATGGCTGTCACCGACGAGGCGATCGAGAAGATCAAGGGAATGATCGTCTCGGGTGCGCTGCGCCCCGGCGACCGGCTCCCCAAGGAGAGCGAACTCGCGGCGGAGCTCGGGCTCTCCCGCAACTCGCTCCGGGAGGCGGTGCGGGCTCTTTCGCTCATCCGCATTCTCGATGTGCGCCAGGGCGACGGCACCTATGTGACCAGCCTCGATCCGCAGCTGCTCCTGGAGGCACTGAGCTTCGTGGTGGACTTCCACCGCGACGACACGGTGCTGGAGTTCCTCGCGGTCCGCAGGATCCTGGAGCCCGCCGCGACGGCGATGGCCGCCACCCGGATCAGCGAGGCCCAACTGGACGCGCTCAGCTCTCAGTTGGATGCGCTGGGGGCGCAGCCCTCGGTGGAGGAGCTGGTCGCCAGCGATCTGGAGTTCCACCGGGGCATCGTGCAGTCGTCCGGGAACTCGGTGCTCTGCTCGCTGCTCGACGGGCTGTCGGGGCCGACGACCCGGGCGCGGGTCTGGCGCGGGCTGACGCAGGAGGACGCGGTCACCCGGACGCTCCACGAGCACCGGGCGATCGTGTCGGCGCTGCGGGACCGGGACGCGGAGGCCGCGCGGGCCTGGGCGACGGTGCATGTGGCGAGCGTGGAGCAGTGGTTGCGGTCGTCGCTGTAG
- a CDS encoding ABC transporter permease: MTGTVRPLTADGIDSGPKGSPAGERPLDRLKLIRWSDFSLVPVILVLMVIGFIVSPVFLTSENLISVVQQSSELSLLVLGQALILICGRMDLSLESTIGIAPVVAMWLVLPAEGGRFAGLGLLPTWSAIPLCLLVGLVIGAVNGFLMLKLRVNGFIATLGMLTMLRGLHIGITEGKSITDVPESFRYLGKSEWLGAPAAVWICLALFAVGGAALAWLRHGRSLYAIGGNPEAARAAGIRVDRVTWIVLAVGGLLAAFAGILYTGHYGSVAATQGNGWIFQVFAAAVIGGISLKGGRGTLFGALTGVLTLQLVVNVMTLGGVPALWNQFLNGAIIIVALVISRFASGEKQD, from the coding sequence ATGACCGGCACGGTACGGCCCCTGACGGCCGACGGCATCGACAGCGGACCGAAGGGCTCCCCGGCCGGCGAAAGGCCGCTGGACCGGCTCAAGCTGATCAGGTGGAGCGACTTCTCGCTGGTACCGGTGATCCTGGTGCTGATGGTGATCGGGTTCATCGTCTCGCCGGTGTTCCTGACCTCCGAGAACCTGATCAGCGTCGTCCAGCAGTCCTCCGAGCTGAGCCTGCTGGTGCTGGGCCAGGCGCTGATCCTGATCTGCGGGCGGATGGACCTGTCGCTGGAGTCGACGATCGGCATCGCGCCGGTCGTCGCGATGTGGCTGGTGCTGCCCGCCGAGGGCGGCCGCTTCGCGGGCCTGGGGCTGCTGCCCACGTGGTCGGCGATCCCGCTCTGTCTGCTGGTCGGCCTGGTCATCGGCGCGGTCAACGGCTTCCTGATGCTGAAGCTGAGGGTCAACGGCTTCATCGCCACGCTCGGCATGCTCACCATGCTGCGCGGCCTGCACATCGGCATCACCGAGGGCAAGTCCATCACGGACGTCCCGGAGTCCTTCCGCTACCTCGGCAAGAGCGAGTGGCTCGGCGCACCGGCCGCCGTCTGGATCTGCCTCGCGCTGTTCGCCGTCGGCGGCGCCGCGCTGGCCTGGCTGCGCCACGGCCGCTCGCTGTACGCCATCGGCGGCAACCCGGAAGCGGCGCGCGCGGCGGGCATCCGGGTGGACCGGGTCACCTGGATCGTGCTGGCCGTCGGCGGCCTGCTGGCGGCCTTCGCGGGCATCCTCTACACCGGTCACTACGGATCGGTCGCGGCGACCCAGGGCAACGGCTGGATCTTCCAGGTGTTCGCCGCCGCGGTCATCGGCGGCATCAGCCTCAAGGGCGGCCGCGGCACGCTGTTCGGGGCGCTGACCGGTGTGCTGACGCTCCAGCTGGTGGTCAATGTGATGACCCTCGGCGGTGTCCCGGCGCTGTGGAACCAGTTCCTCAACGGCGCGATCATCATCGTCGCCCTGGTCATCTCCCGCTTCGCGAGCGGCGAGAAGCAGGACTGA
- a CDS encoding PAC2 family protein: MIELEGVPELIDPVMVAAFEGWNDAGDAASTAVAHLDREWKGEVFAALDAEDYYDFQVNRPTLWLDGGVRKITWPTTRLSVVRVGGDKPRDLVLVRGIEPSMRWRSFCNEILGFAHELGVEMVVILGALLGDTPHTRPVPVSGVTSDPDLARTMDLEETKYEGPTGIVGILQEACTHAGVPAVSLWAAVPHYVSQPPNPKATLALLNRLEDLIGLRIPLGELPEDARAWQLGVDQLAAEDSEVAEYVQTLEEARDTAELPEASGEAIAREFERYLRRRDIGPGQAPGGHATESGDTSYLRDTSSGRTRPPKPVRPETGGDTGPGTPPADGPGRQPPADREGDGGGDGEGPQGPPEDSPED; encoded by the coding sequence GTGATCGAGCTCGAGGGGGTTCCCGAGCTGATCGACCCGGTCATGGTGGCCGCGTTCGAGGGTTGGAACGACGCAGGGGACGCCGCCTCCACGGCGGTCGCGCACCTGGACCGGGAGTGGAAGGGCGAGGTGTTCGCGGCGCTGGACGCCGAGGACTACTACGACTTCCAGGTCAACCGGCCGACGCTCTGGCTGGACGGCGGGGTGCGCAAGATCACCTGGCCGACCACCCGGCTCTCCGTGGTCCGCGTCGGCGGGGACAAGCCCCGCGATCTCGTCCTGGTCCGGGGTATCGAACCATCCATGCGCTGGCGCTCGTTCTGCAACGAGATCCTGGGCTTCGCCCATGAGCTGGGAGTGGAGATGGTGGTGATCCTGGGCGCCCTGCTCGGCGACACCCCGCACACCCGGCCGGTGCCGGTCAGCGGAGTCACCTCCGACCCGGACCTGGCGCGGACCATGGACCTGGAGGAGACCAAGTACGAGGGGCCGACGGGCATCGTCGGCATCCTCCAGGAGGCCTGCACGCACGCGGGCGTGCCCGCGGTGAGCCTGTGGGCGGCGGTGCCGCACTACGTGTCGCAGCCACCCAACCCGAAGGCCACGCTCGCGCTGCTGAACCGGCTGGAGGACCTCATCGGTCTGCGCATCCCGCTGGGCGAACTGCCCGAGGACGCGCGCGCCTGGCAGCTCGGCGTCGACCAACTGGCCGCCGAGGACAGCGAAGTGGCCGAGTACGTGCAGACGCTGGAGGAGGCCCGGGACACCGCCGAGCTGCCCGAGGCGAGCGGCGAGGCCATCGCCCGGGAGTTCGAGCGGTATCTGCGCCGCAGGGACATCGGTCCGGGCCAGGCACCGGGCGGGCACGCGACGGAGAGCGGCGACACCTCGTACCTGCGCGACACCTCCAGCGGCCGCACCCGGCCGCCGAAGCCGGTCCGTCCCGAGACCGGGGGCGACACGGGACCCGGCACGCCGCCCGCGGACGGACCCGGCCGGCAGCCACCGGCCGACCGGGAGGGCGACGGCGGCGGGGACGGCGAGGGACCCCAGGGTCCGCCGGAGGACTCCCCGGAGGACTGA
- a CDS encoding LLM class flavin-dependent oxidoreductase has translation MKFSVLSLIGHAPHPLNHRLPSPAERFEEVIGTGVVAERLGFDAYAIGERHAGPFLSSSPGVVLGALAARTSTIRLLTGVTVVAILDPVRVAEDFATLDQISGGRIELVVGKGAEAGHFDLFGLDEERQWDLQKEKYELLRRLWSEEGVDWEGEFRPALKNTTTLPRPYAGPPCVWHGSATSLESPELAARHGDPLFTANAVQPRAAYARLIDHYRERFEAYGHDPARAHVAAGSGGLLIADSSQQAVERYKELYEAKVAQSFRPHLEGRAGYNTPFRTIEEAIADGPQLIGSPQQITDKILGWHEVYGHDLQSVGVDGFGLSADEQAETLQRFAEEIAPVVRREAPSTLWD, from the coding sequence ATGAAATTCTCTGTGCTCTCCCTCATCGGCCACGCCCCGCACCCGCTGAACCACCGGCTCCCCTCCCCCGCCGAGCGGTTCGAGGAAGTGATCGGGACCGGCGTCGTCGCGGAACGGCTCGGTTTCGACGCGTACGCGATCGGTGAACGGCACGCCGGTCCGTTCCTCTCGTCCAGCCCGGGTGTGGTGCTCGGCGCGCTGGCGGCCCGTACCTCCACGATCCGGCTGCTGACCGGCGTCACGGTCGTCGCGATCCTCGATCCGGTGCGGGTGGCCGAGGACTTCGCGACGCTCGACCAGATCTCCGGGGGCCGGATCGAGCTGGTCGTCGGGAAGGGTGCGGAGGCCGGCCACTTCGACCTCTTCGGGCTCGACGAGGAGCGGCAGTGGGACCTCCAGAAGGAGAAGTACGAACTGCTGCGCCGGCTCTGGAGCGAGGAGGGCGTCGACTGGGAGGGCGAGTTCCGGCCCGCCCTGAAGAACACCACGACCCTGCCGCGCCCGTACGCGGGACCTCCGTGCGTCTGGCACGGCTCGGCGACCAGCCTCGAATCCCCCGAACTGGCGGCGCGCCACGGCGATCCGCTCTTCACCGCCAACGCCGTCCAGCCCCGTGCGGCGTACGCCCGGCTGATCGACCACTACCGGGAGCGCTTCGAGGCGTACGGCCACGATCCGGCCCGCGCGCATGTGGCCGCGGGCTCGGGCGGGCTGCTGATCGCCGACAGTTCGCAGCAGGCCGTGGAGCGCTACAAGGAGCTGTACGAGGCGAAGGTGGCACAGTCCTTCCGGCCGCACCTGGAAGGGAGGGCCGGGTACAACACACCGTTCCGGACGATCGAGGAGGCCATCGCGGACGGGCCCCAGCTGATCGGCAGCCCGCAGCAGATCACCGACAAGATTCTCGGCTGGCACGAGGTGTACGGGCACGACCTCCAGTCGGTCGGCGTGGACGGCTTCGGGCTGAGCGCCGACGAGCAGGCCGAGACGCTCCAGCGGTTCGCGGAGGAGATCGCTCCGGTGGTGCGGCGCGAGGCACCGTCCACGCTCTGGGACTGA
- a CDS encoding sugar ABC transporter ATP-binding protein, translated as MDQAPPAVQAEGVVKRFGPTVALDGVRLTVQPGESHALVGRNGAGKSTLVSVLTGLHKADAGTVAFGGEPAPAFGDTAAWQSKIACVYQKSMVVPDLTVAENLFLNRFDDKARWISWGRLRSRAQRLLAEYGVEVDPSTRARDLAVEQRQFVEIARALSFGARLIVLDEPTAQLDARGIGRLFDKLRELQSQGVAFLFISHHLQEVYELCTAVTVYRDARHVLTAPVADIAKAELVAAMTGEQSAGATAWHAGGSGAAARDGSADPVLRTEGLTVQGQFEPLDLEVRPGEVLGLAGSAASGNTALGETLAGMRKAGGGTVRVHGRAVRSGSVPHALDAGIGYIPEDRHDQGLVLERSVAENATLTVTDQLGPWGTVLPSRTREFARSMIASLDIKTQGPEQPVSGLSGGNQQKVVVARALAREPSVLVAVRPTAGVDIKSKDSLLGVVRRVADEGNAAVIISDELDDLRVCDRVLALFHGRVVATFASGWNDGELVAAMEGVGERE; from the coding sequence ATGGACCAGGCACCACCTGCCGTACAGGCGGAAGGCGTTGTCAAACGCTTCGGGCCCACCGTGGCGCTCGACGGGGTCCGGCTCACCGTGCAGCCGGGTGAGTCGCACGCCCTGGTCGGGCGCAACGGCGCCGGAAAGTCGACCCTGGTCAGTGTCCTGACCGGACTCCACAAGGCGGACGCGGGCACGGTCGCCTTCGGCGGGGAGCCCGCGCCCGCCTTCGGGGACACCGCGGCCTGGCAGTCGAAGATCGCCTGCGTCTACCAGAAATCCATGGTCGTCCCGGATCTGACCGTCGCGGAGAATCTCTTCCTCAACCGCTTCGACGACAAGGCACGCTGGATCAGCTGGGGCAGGCTCCGCAGCCGCGCGCAGCGGCTGCTGGCCGAGTACGGTGTAGAGGTCGACCCCAGCACCCGGGCACGCGATCTCGCCGTCGAGCAGCGGCAGTTCGTCGAGATCGCCAGGGCGCTGTCCTTCGGCGCCCGGCTGATCGTCCTGGACGAGCCGACCGCCCAGCTCGACGCCCGGGGCATCGGGAGGCTCTTCGACAAGCTGCGGGAACTGCAGAGCCAGGGAGTGGCGTTCCTCTTCATCTCCCACCACCTCCAGGAGGTGTACGAGCTGTGCACGGCGGTCACCGTCTACCGTGACGCCCGCCATGTGCTGACCGCCCCGGTCGCCGACATCGCCAAGGCGGAGCTGGTGGCGGCGATGACCGGCGAGCAGTCCGCCGGTGCCACCGCCTGGCACGCGGGCGGCAGTGGGGCCGCGGCACGGGACGGATCGGCCGACCCCGTGCTGCGTACCGAAGGGCTCACCGTCCAGGGCCAGTTCGAACCACTGGACCTGGAGGTCCGCCCCGGCGAGGTGCTCGGCCTGGCCGGATCGGCGGCGAGCGGCAACACGGCCCTGGGCGAGACCCTGGCCGGCATGCGGAAGGCGGGCGGCGGCACCGTCCGGGTGCACGGCAGGGCCGTGCGCTCCGGCAGCGTGCCGCACGCGCTGGACGCCGGGATCGGCTACATCCCCGAGGACCGGCACGACCAGGGCCTCGTCCTGGAACGCAGCGTCGCCGAGAACGCCACGCTCACGGTCACCGACCAGCTCGGCCCGTGGGGGACCGTACTGCCCTCCCGTACCAGGGAGTTCGCGCGCTCGATGATCGCCTCGCTGGACATCAAGACACAGGGGCCCGAACAGCCCGTCTCCGGACTCTCGGGCGGCAACCAGCAGAAGGTGGTGGTGGCCAGGGCGCTGGCCCGTGAACCCAGCGTGCTGGTGGCGGTGCGGCCCACCGCGGGCGTGGACATCAAGTCCAAGGACTCGCTGCTCGGAGTCGTACGGCGGGTCGCCGACGAGGGGAACGCCGCAGTGATCATCTCGGACGAGCTGGACGATCTGCGGGTCTGCGACCGGGTGCTCGCCCTGTTCCACGGACGCGTGGTCGCGACATTCGCAAGCGGGTGGAACGACGGGGAGCTCGTCGCCGCCATGGAAGGTGTGGGGGAGAGGGAATGA